In Plasmodium falciparum 3D7 genome assembly, chromosome: 5, the following proteins share a genomic window:
- a CDS encoding 60S ribosomal protein L12, putative, giving the protein MAKKPDPNEIKYVFIRQVGGEVGASSVLSPKLGPLGLSPKKVGDDIAKETQSWKGLKICVKLTIQNRQAKVEVVPTSAALILKELNEAPRDRKKVKNIKHNGNLKLEQVYSIARVMKEKSRAKEFKGTVKEMLGTCNSIGCTVDGKKPTTIQEMIDSGEIDVPLE; this is encoded by the exons atggctAAAAAACCAGATCCGAATGAAATTAAATATg ttttCATTAGACAAGTTGGTGGAGAAGTTGGAGCTTCTTCCGTGTTATCTCCAAAATTAGGTCCCTTAGGTTTATCACCTAAAAAAGTTGGAGATGATATAGCTAAAGAAACACAATCCTGGAAAGGTTTGAAAATCTGTGTTAAGCTTACTATTCAAAACAGACAAGCAAAAGTTGAAGTTGTTCCTACCTCAGCAGCATTAATTTTGAAGGAATTAAATGAAGCTCCTAGAGATAGAAAGAAagtgaaaaatattaaacataATGGTAATTTAAAATTAGAACAAGTATATTCAATAGCTAGAGTTATGAAAGAAAAATCAAGAGCTAAAGAATTTAAAGGAACTGTCAAAGAAATGTTAGGAACATGTAATTCTATTGGATGTACTGTTGATGGAAAAAAACCAACAACAATACAAGAAATGATCGACTCAGGAGAAATAGACGTACCCcttgaataa